The region GGCTACTGCCCCGACTGGCTCTGCCCGCCCCCGATCGGTCCTGCGGCCACCTTCGAGGAGGAGATCGCCGCGGTCCGCGCGGCCGACCCCGAGGCGGCCCGCGAGGAGGCCGCGAGGTCGCTCGCGGACACTCCGGGCGCCCTCGAATCGTCCCGAGGCCGGGCACTGTTGAAGGATCCGGCGCGCATGGTCCAGGAGCTGGCCGACCTGATGGAGACGGCCTGGCACGCGCTCGTCGAGCCGGACTGGCCGCGGCTGCGCGCCCTGTTGGAGGCGGACATCGCGTTCCACTCGCGGCGGCTCGCGGAAGTCGGTCTGGGCGGGCTGCTGCCGGAGATAGACCGTCGGTTCGGCTGGCGCTCCCACACGCTGACCATCGAGTGGAAGGGCCGGCACGAGCGGGACCTCGCGGGACAGGGCCTGATTCTGGTGCCCAGCGTCTTCATCTGGCCGGAGGTGGTCAGTTCCTTCGATCCCCCCTGGCAGCCCACGCTCGCCTACCCCGCCCGCGGCATCGGCGGCCTGTGGGCCGAACCGACGGACCACACTCCCGACGCCCTCGTGCGACTCCTGGGACGGGGCAGGGCCACCGTCCTCACGGCCCTGGACGAACCCACCACCACCACAGCCCTCGCCCACCGCCTCCGCCTCGCCCCGTCGTCCGTCTCCGCGCACCTCACGGTCCTGCGCGCCGGAGGCCTGCTCACCTCACGCCGCTACGGCCACCAGGTCCTGTACGAACGCACCCCCCTGGGGATGGCGCTGGCGTCGGGTCCGGAGCAATAGCCCGCCCCGTGTCGCCCCGGTCAGCCGCGCGTGGTGCGGCGCAGGTGGTGGCGGATGGCTCGTTGGGCGACCGGGCCGAGGGTGTCGAGGGCGGTGACCAGGGCGGCCAGTTGTTCCAGGGCGTCGAGGGCGGCCCGGGAACCCTCGGGGTCGACCCCCTCGTACAGCTCGATGCCGACGAAGGAGGCGGCGACGGCACGCGCCAGCCCGGCGGGATCGGCGAACTCGCCGAGCGGGGTCGGTGCGAGGACCCGGACCAGGACCCGCTCGATCTCGGTGATCCACAGGTCCAGCCCCGCCGAGGTCGCGGGCGCCAG is a window of Streptomyces mirabilis DNA encoding:
- a CDS encoding ArsR/SmtB family transcription factor, with amino-acid sequence MPSLLHFGEDDFLNCRFAVSPLWETQEAVRTLNRPARHGYHAHWLRRIRAAAAGLDLAPLWLLMPQRGYCPDWLCPPPIGPAATFEEEIAAVRAADPEAAREEAARSLADTPGALESSRGRALLKDPARMVQELADLMETAWHALVEPDWPRLRALLEADIAFHSRRLAEVGLGGLLPEIDRRFGWRSHTLTIEWKGRHERDLAGQGLILVPSVFIWPEVVSSFDPPWQPTLAYPARGIGGLWAEPTDHTPDALVRLLGRGRATVLTALDEPTTTTALAHRLRLAPSSVSAHLTVLRAGGLLTSRRYGHQVLYERTPLGMALASGPEQ